A single Arcobacter sp. FWKO B DNA region contains:
- the fabD gene encoding ACP S-malonyltransferase, which translates to MKKVGFIFPGQGSQSIGMGKEFFENSPLAKEMVQNASQRLNIDFENLLFNENQNLEKTEFTQPAILLVSSIATAIFKSKYDVIPTFALGHSLGEFSALVSVGALDYLDAIELVHKRGLFMNQACAGAGAGMMALLGLDDNIVEEICQNQRNEGKKVWAANYNIDGQLVLAGLKSDLESLVDVFKSAGAKRAIVLNMSVASHCPLLIDAVAPLETELKKYLKDTFMAPVVSNVTTNEYNSKDEAIQLLSEQLTKPVLYKQSILKYDDKVDCFIEFGNGAVLKGLNKKLNTPTYNVNNIQTLETVLEALNA; encoded by the coding sequence ATGAAAAAAGTAGGATTTATTTTCCCTGGTCAAGGGAGTCAAAGTATTGGTATGGGGAAAGAGTTTTTTGAAAACTCTCCTCTAGCAAAAGAAATGGTACAAAATGCTTCACAAAGACTTAATATTGATTTCGAAAATTTACTTTTTAATGAAAATCAAAACTTAGAAAAAACAGAGTTTACTCAACCTGCAATATTGCTTGTTAGTTCAATAGCAACTGCAATTTTTAAATCAAAATATGATGTTATTCCAACTTTTGCTTTAGGTCACTCTTTAGGTGAGTTTAGCGCATTAGTAAGTGTTGGTGCACTTGATTATTTAGATGCAATTGAACTTGTCCATAAACGAGGCTTATTTATGAACCAAGCATGTGCAGGTGCTGGTGCTGGTATGATGGCACTTCTTGGTTTAGATGATAATATAGTAGAAGAAATTTGTCAAAATCAAAGAAATGAAGGCAAAAAAGTTTGGGCTGCAAATTATAATATTGATGGACAACTAGTACTTGCAGGTTTAAAATCTGATTTGGAAAGTTTAGTTGATGTGTTTAAATCAGCTGGTGCAAAAAGAGCAATAGTACTTAATATGTCTGTAGCAAGTCATTGCCCTTTACTTATAGATGCAGTTGCTCCTTTAGAAACTGAATTAAAAAAATATCTAAAAGATACTTTTATGGCTCCAGTAGTCTCAAATGTAACAACTAATGAGTATAATTCAAAAGATGAAGCTATACAACTTTTATCTGAACAATTAACTAAACCAGTTTTATATAAACAATCTATATTAAAGTATGATGATAAAGTTGATTGTTTTATAGAATTTGGTAATGGTGCAGTATTAAAAGGCTTGAATAAAAAACTAAATACACCAACATATAATGTAAATAATATACAAACATTAGAAACAGTTTTGGAGGCTCTAAATGCTTAA
- a CDS encoding 5'-methylthioadenosine/adenosylhomocysteine nucleosidase, whose product MLKLAIMGAMEEEIEPLLANFSDIKVTEFANNKYYEVKFNDIEIVIAYSKIGKVFASLTAATLIEKFGCNKLLFSGVAGAINPSLKIGDLIVATKLCQHDLDITAFGHPFGYVPGGNVFIEADNTLIQLAKDVALEQNIDLLDGIIATGDQFVANEERKNWIGSTFNADALEMEGASVAVVCNALNVPFLILRSISDSADMDAGFSFDEFLKSSANRSASFIIEILKRIK is encoded by the coding sequence ATGCTTAAATTAGCTATAATGGGAGCAATGGAAGAAGAAATTGAGCCACTATTGGCTAATTTTAGTGATATAAAAGTAACAGAGTTTGCAAACAACAAATATTATGAAGTAAAATTTAATGATATTGAGATTGTAATAGCATATAGTAAAATAGGAAAAGTTTTTGCATCTTTAACTGCAGCTACATTGATTGAAAAATTCGGATGTAATAAATTACTATTTAGTGGAGTAGCTGGTGCAATAAATCCATCATTAAAAATTGGGGATTTGATTGTTGCTACAAAATTATGTCAACATGATTTAGATATTACAGCTTTTGGTCATCCATTTGGATATGTACCAGGTGGAAATGTTTTTATAGAAGCAGACAATACTTTAATTCAACTTGCAAAAGATGTAGCATTAGAGCAAAATATAGATTTATTAGATGGTATTATTGCAACTGGTGATCAGTTTGTAGCAAACGAAGAGAGAAAAAATTGGATTGGATCAACATTTAATGCTGATGCACTTGAAATGGAAGGTGCAAGTGTTGCCGTTGTGTGTAATGCATTAAATGTACCTTTTTTAATTTTAAGATCTATAAGTGATAGTGCAGATATGGATGCAGGATTTAGTTTTGATGAATTCTTAAAAAGTTCTGCTAATAGATCAGCAAGTTTTATTATTGAAATATTAAAAAGAATCAAATAG
- the tolB gene encoding Tol-Pal system protein TolB, translating to MFKVLLGLLLVCKAVFAADVSMEIVKSVGYKPTIGISIASDSQPSTYSNDIKRLIAKDLEVSGHFNVKDVNLIKQFNFTPNYYELKQQNIDLFLNISIEQSVFEGFILKTKLYDLNSSSMAFEKSFNSSKDERYPFLAHKVAITVNDYINAPSIDWMERFVIFSRYDATKQSQIVIADYTLTFQKAIIQGGLNVFPKWANKNQDSFYYTTYNFGLPTLMKVDIFSGKSEKIAQSDGMLVCSDVNKDGTKLLLTMAPNSQPDIYEYDIRSKNFTRLTTYNGIDVNGHYLEDEKSIVFVSDRLGNPNIFSKQIGQRGANRLVYHGKNNNSANAYGNFVIYTSREGDNEFGKENFNIYLVSTQSNFIKKMTTSGMNQFPKFSQDGESIIFIKTENDKSYLGIIRLGQDKSFLFPLNRGNIQAIDW from the coding sequence ATGTTTAAGGTATTATTAGGTTTATTGTTGGTGTGCAAAGCTGTATTTGCAGCTGATGTTTCTATGGAAATAGTAAAAAGTGTAGGTTATAAACCAACAATTGGTATATCAATTGCTAGTGATTCTCAACCAAGTACATATTCAAATGATATAAAGAGGTTAATAGCAAAAGATTTGGAAGTAAGCGGACATTTTAATGTTAAAGATGTAAATTTAATAAAACAGTTCAATTTTACTCCAAATTATTATGAGTTAAAACAGCAAAATATTGATCTGTTTTTAAATATTTCAATTGAGCAAAGTGTTTTTGAAGGATTTATATTAAAAACTAAGTTGTATGATTTAAATTCATCCTCTATGGCATTTGAAAAGTCTTTTAATAGTTCAAAAGATGAAAGATATCCATTTTTAGCCCATAAAGTTGCTATTACTGTAAATGATTATATTAATGCACCTTCTATTGATTGGATGGAGAGATTTGTAATATTCTCAAGATATGATGCTACTAAACAATCCCAGATTGTAATAGCAGATTATACTTTGACATTCCAAAAAGCAATAATTCAAGGTGGATTGAATGTTTTTCCTAAGTGGGCTAATAAAAATCAAGATAGTTTTTACTATACAACTTATAACTTTGGTTTGCCTACACTTATGAAAGTTGATATATTTAGTGGAAAAAGTGAGAAAATAGCTCAAAGTGATGGAATGTTAGTTTGTTCTGATGTTAATAAAGATGGTACAAAACTATTATTAACAATGGCTCCAAATTCACAACCTGATATATATGAATATGATATAAGAAGTAAAAATTTTACAAGATTAACAACTTATAATGGAATCGATGTAAATGGACATTATTTAGAAGATGAAAAAAGTATAGTTTTTGTTTCTGATAGATTAGGAAATCCAAATATATTTTCAAAACAAATTGGACAAAGGGGTGCAAATAGACTTGTTTATCATGGTAAAAACAATAATTCAGCAAATGCATACGGGAATTTTGTTATTTATACTAGTAGAGAAGGTGACAATGAGTTTGGAAAAGAAAACTTTAATATATATTTAGTTTCAACTCAGAGCAACTTTATTAAAAAAATGACTACAAGTGGGATGAATCAATTTCCAAAGTTTTCACAAGATGGTGAATCTATTATTTTTATAAAAACAGAAAATGATAAGAGTTATTTAGGTATTATTAGATTAGGGCAAGATAAGTCGTTTTTATTTCCTTTAAATAGAGGAAATATTCAAGCAATTGATTGGTAA
- the atpC gene encoding ATP synthase F1 subunit epsilon, whose amino-acid sequence MNTIKLSIVTPNGMIFEGDVKSVTLPGKEGEFGVLPGHASLVSTLTVGVIVMEKENSTDAIAINWGHVKVNETSVDVLVDGAIALTSGEGSEIAANIEAAKELVSSVKDSNVSLAAVEARINSFA is encoded by the coding sequence ATGAATACAATTAAATTATCTATAGTTACACCAAACGGTATGATATTTGAAGGTGATGTAAAATCTGTAACTCTTCCTGGAAAAGAGGGAGAGTTCGGAGTTTTACCTGGTCATGCTTCATTAGTATCTACACTAACAGTTGGTGTAATTGTAATGGAAAAAGAAAACTCAACAGATGCAATAGCTATTAATTGGGGACATGTAAAAGTTAATGAAACTTCAGTAGATGTTCTAGTTGATGGTGCAATAGCACTTACTTCTGGTGAAGGTAGTGAAATTGCTGCAAATATTGAAGCAGCTAAAGAACTTGTAAGTTCAGTTAAAGATTCAAATGTATCACTTGCTGCTGTAGAAGCAAGAATTAATTCATTTGCATAA
- a CDS encoding TonB C-terminal domain-containing protein, giving the protein MPTTNNQFLISGIISFSIYFILIFAILFYMVDPDIKRVTAFNKNTAIELDISLIEEKAQPKAKFEKPIEKKEEIPIEEKSASKATVTTTDMKSLFANVTTQTQNVIKQDVVQKESVKVASVFKSSFEKESRSEISTNVSKRLDNVNINPTSSLSPPSDAVIDEYYSLIYEILASKWQPSIIKENLSSDVIITIYKNGKFAYNIISKSGDSNFDVSLERFLNNQLNVKFPEHNKGEKTSLKVTFKTKGE; this is encoded by the coding sequence ATGCCTACAACAAATAATCAATTTTTAATTTCTGGCATTATCTCTTTTTCAATTTATTTTATATTAATTTTTGCTATTTTGTTTTATATGGTTGACCCAGATATAAAACGAGTTACAGCATTTAATAAAAATACAGCAATAGAATTAGATATATCTTTAATAGAAGAAAAAGCTCAGCCTAAAGCTAAATTTGAAAAACCTATTGAGAAAAAAGAAGAAATACCAATTGAAGAAAAATCAGCATCAAAAGCGACTGTAACAACAACTGATATGAAATCACTTTTTGCAAATGTAACAACACAAACACAAAATGTTATAAAACAAGATGTTGTACAAAAAGAGAGTGTAAAAGTAGCGAGTGTATTTAAATCATCTTTTGAAAAAGAGAGTCGTTCTGAAATATCTACAAATGTGTCAAAAAGATTAGATAATGTAAATATAAATCCAACTTCGTCTTTATCACCTCCTAGTGACGCGGTAATTGATGAATACTATTCTTTAATTTATGAAATTTTAGCTTCTAAATGGCAGCCAAGTATTATAAAGGAGAACTTGAGTTCTGATGTTATTATAACTATTTACAAAAATGGAAAGTTTGCTTATAATATCATTTCAAAATCGGGAGATTCAAATTTTGATGTTTCTTTAGAGAGATTTCTAAATAATCAGCTAAATGTAAAGTTTCCAGAACATAACAAGGGTGAAAAAACATCTTTAAAAGTTACTTTTAAAACAAAAGGGGAATAA
- a CDS encoding OmpA family protein: MRKLGLYSVVLAALLVGGCTQKSVQVDSDASSQGYQETSKLDAIDSLDMNFVSGFKDGGDWRNDRVFETMIDGKLVRLTSLYFPFDKFHLTPDMVTRAKDNSSSILAIGRDVKITLEGNTDEWGTDEYNYALGLKRANTAKVALVADGVNESTISMVSFGEGNPVCTEKTRECWKMNRRVDYKVLP; the protein is encoded by the coding sequence ATGAGAAAATTAGGTTTATATTCTGTTGTTTTAGCTGCTTTATTAGTAGGTGGTTGTACACAAAAGTCAGTTCAAGTTGATTCTGATGCTTCAAGTCAAGGTTATCAAGAAACATCTAAGTTAGATGCTATTGATTCACTAGATATGAATTTTGTATCTGGTTTCAAAGATGGTGGAGATTGGAGAAATGATAGAGTGTTCGAAACTATGATTGATGGTAAGCTTGTAAGACTTACATCTTTATATTTTCCATTTGATAAATTTCACTTAACTCCAGATATGGTAACAAGAGCAAAAGATAACTCAAGTTCAATTTTAGCTATCGGAAGAGATGTTAAAATTACTTTAGAAGGTAATACTGATGAGTGGGGAACTGATGAGTATAACTATGCACTTGGACTAAAAAGAGCAAATACTGCAAAAGTTGCATTGGTTGCTGATGGTGTAAATGAGTCAACAATCTCAATGGTAAGCTTCGGTGAAGGTAATCCAGTTTGTACTGAAAAAACTAGAGAATGTTGGAAAATGAATAGAAGAGTTGATTATAAAGTTCTTCCATAA
- the atpD gene encoding F0F1 ATP synthase subunit beta, producing MEGKIIQVMGPVVDVQFDSYLPEINEAIDVVFDNGENRARLVLEVAAHIGDSRVRTIAMDMTEGLRRGQKVVSTGGPIKVPVGEEVLGRIFNVIGEPVDDGAPVEAKEYWSIHREAPSFEEQSTKTEMFETGIKVIDLLAPYAKGGKVGLFGGAGVGKTVIIMELIHNVAFKHSGYSVFAGVGERTREGNDLYHEMKDSNVLDKVALCYGQMSEPPGARNRIALTGLTMAEYFRDEKGLDVLMFIDNIFRFAQAGSEMSALLGRIPSAVGYQPTLAREMGALQERITSTAKGSITSVQAVYVPADDLTDPAPASVFAHLDATTVLNRKIAEKGIYPAVDPLDSTSRILSADVLGAEHYGVARGVQSVLQKYKDLQDIIAILGMDELSEADKLVVDRARKIERFLSQPFFVAEVFTGSPGKYVSLEDTIAGFKGILDGKYDDLPEMAFYMVGGIDEVIAKAESLKSK from the coding sequence ATGGAAGGTAAAATTATTCAGGTAATGGGACCAGTTGTAGATGTACAATTTGATAGCTATTTACCAGAAATAAACGAAGCAATAGATGTTGTTTTTGATAACGGTGAAAATAGAGCAAGACTAGTATTAGAAGTTGCAGCTCACATAGGTGATAGTAGAGTTAGAACAATTGCAATGGATATGACTGAAGGTTTAAGAAGAGGTCAAAAAGTTGTAAGTACAGGTGGACCTATTAAAGTTCCAGTTGGTGAAGAAGTTCTAGGAAGAATATTCAATGTTATTGGTGAGCCTGTTGATGATGGTGCACCAGTTGAAGCAAAAGAGTATTGGTCAATTCATAGAGAAGCTCCAAGTTTTGAAGAGCAATCTACAAAAACTGAAATGTTCGAAACAGGTATCAAAGTTATTGACCTTTTAGCACCATATGCTAAAGGTGGTAAAGTTGGACTATTCGGTGGTGCTGGTGTTGGTAAAACAGTTATCATCATGGAGCTTATCCACAATGTTGCGTTCAAACATTCAGGTTACTCAGTTTTTGCTGGTGTTGGTGAAAGAACAAGAGAGGGTAATGACCTTTATCATGAGATGAAAGATTCTAATGTTTTAGATAAAGTTGCATTATGCTACGGACAAATGAGTGAGCCACCAGGGGCAAGAAATAGAATTGCTTTAACAGGTCTTACAATGGCTGAGTACTTCAGAGATGAAAAAGGTCTTGATGTATTAATGTTTATCGATAATATTTTTAGATTTGCACAAGCAGGTTCTGAAATGTCAGCACTTCTTGGAAGAATCCCTTCAGCTGTTGGTTACCAACCTACACTTGCAAGAGAAATGGGTGCTTTACAAGAAAGAATTACATCAACTGCAAAAGGTTCAATTACTTCAGTTCAAGCTGTTTATGTTCCTGCGGATGACTTAACTGACCCAGCTCCAGCATCTGTATTTGCACACTTAGATGCAACAACAGTTCTTAATAGAAAAATTGCTGAAAAAGGTATTTACCCAGCAGTTGATCCACTAGATTCAACTTCAAGAATCTTAAGTGCTGATGTACTTGGTGCAGAGCACTATGGTGTAGCTAGAGGTGTTCAATCTGTATTACAAAAATATAAAGATTTACAAGATATCATCGCAATCTTAGGTATGGATGAGTTAAGTGAAGCTGATAAATTAGTTGTTGATAGAGCAAGAAAAATAGAAAGATTCTTATCTCAACCATTCTTCGTTGCTGAAGTTTTCACAGGTAGCCCAGGTAAATATGTATCTTTAGAAGACACTATTGCTGGATTTAAAGGTATTCTTGATGGTAAGTATGATGATTTACCTGAGATGGCATTTTATATGGTTGGTGGAATTGACGAAGTTATCGCAAAGGCAGAAAGTCTTAAGTCTAAATAA
- a CDS encoding FKBP-type peptidyl-prolyl cis-trans isomerase, whose protein sequence is MKINEYNVVAIEYSLKDANTNEQLDTNVGGKPLEFITGMGQIIKGLEAEILKMTVGDKADVMVAPADGYGEYNDQAVQVLPKEQFAGIDLVQGMTLYGTSEEGDTVQVTVTNFDDNEVTIDYNHPMAGKTLMFTVSILDAREATDQEMATGVVGGVASGGCCGGGSCGSSGGHSHGHSHGEGECCGGENHKHGGQGHGGCGCH, encoded by the coding sequence ATGAAAATAAATGAATATAATGTAGTAGCTATTGAATATAGTTTAAAAGACGCAAATACAAATGAACAATTAGATACAAATGTAGGTGGAAAACCGTTAGAATTTATAACTGGAATGGGACAAATAATCAAAGGTCTAGAAGCTGAAATCTTAAAAATGACTGTTGGTGATAAGGCAGATGTTATGGTTGCACCAGCAGATGGTTATGGTGAGTATAATGATCAAGCAGTACAAGTTTTACCAAAAGAGCAATTTGCTGGTATAGACTTAGTTCAAGGAATGACTTTATATGGTACAAGTGAAGAAGGTGATACAGTTCAAGTAACAGTTACAAATTTTGATGATAATGAAGTTACAATAGATTATAATCATCCAATGGCTGGAAAAACACTAATGTTTACAGTATCAATTTTAGATGCAAGAGAAGCAACAGACCAAGAAATGGCTACTGGTGTAGTTGGTGGAGTTGCAAGCGGTGGATGTTGTGGCGGTGGAAGCTGTGGAAGTAGCGGTGGACATTCTCATGGACATAGTCATGGTGAAGGTGAGTGTTGTGGTGGTGAAAATCATAAACACGGTGGTCAAGGGCACGGTGGATGTGGTTGCCACTAA
- a CDS encoding MotA/TolQ/ExbB proton channel family protein has translation MIDIFTNYLSNSSAITIIVLLVLSIYLISIIWVFIYRYMNLNALVTNEKRSLESLVMNSHMTINPLSKLSRCTKNNSTSKEILHACEISIIREASVGISWLSIVASTSPFIGLFGTVVGILEAFAVFAGVEKVSFGTIAPAISEALIVTAVGIFVAIFAYTFHQILSRKVYELNTYLKAQSEILISRA, from the coding sequence ATGATAGATATATTTACTAATTATTTATCAAATAGTAGTGCCATAACAATAATAGTGTTATTGGTACTATCTATTTATCTTATCTCAATTATTTGGGTGTTTATATATAGATATATGAATCTAAATGCTTTAGTTACTAATGAAAAAAGATCTTTAGAGTCATTAGTAATGAACTCACATATGACAATCAATCCACTTTCAAAACTTAGTCGTTGCACTAAAAACAATTCAACATCTAAAGAGATTTTACATGCTTGTGAAATATCTATTATCCGAGAAGCTAGTGTAGGAATATCTTGGCTTTCAATAGTAGCATCTACTTCACCATTTATTGGTCTTTTTGGAACAGTTGTAGGTATTTTAGAAGCCTTTGCAGTTTTTGCAGGTGTTGAGAAAGTAAGTTTTGGGACTATTGCACCAGCGATATCTGAAGCTTTGATTGTTACAGCTGTTGGTATATTTGTCGCAATTTTTGCTTACACATTTCACCAAATATTATCAAGAAAAGTTTATGAATTAAATACTTATTTAAAGGCTCAATCTGAAATATTGATTTCTAGAGCATAA
- the atpG gene encoding ATP synthase F1 subunit gamma, whose product MANLKEISRKIKSVKNTQKTTKAMKLVSSAKLRRTEQLSKRARSYAQKINEVLSEIAIRVAKVQGNENIARAFVPNDAPKTVDIVIVSADKGLCGGFNMSTIKAVNNMIKEYKSKNVNVRLRIAGRKAIDFYSFQGFELTDKVVGLSSAPDYDKASEFISDAIKDFNNEVTDKVVLVYNGFVNMLTQERRIKELLPIGLDSLVATESESMLDIEPDDDTEVLNELTEKYLNFNMYYALIDSLAAEHSARMQAMEAATSNAKSRVKSLTVEFNKARQAAITTELIEIISGMEALK is encoded by the coding sequence ATGGCTAACTTAAAAGAGATTTCAAGAAAAATAAAAAGCGTAAAGAATACTCAGAAGACTACGAAAGCTATGAAGCTTGTGTCTTCTGCAAAATTAAGAAGAACTGAACAATTATCAAAAAGAGCTAGAAGTTATGCTCAAAAAATAAATGAAGTTCTTTCTGAAATTGCAATTAGAGTAGCTAAAGTTCAAGGTAATGAAAATATTGCTAGAGCTTTTGTACCTAATGATGCTCCAAAAACAGTTGATATTGTAATAGTATCTGCTGATAAAGGACTTTGTGGTGGTTTTAATATGTCTACAATTAAGGCAGTTAATAACATGATCAAAGAGTATAAGTCTAAAAATGTAAATGTAAGACTTAGAATAGCAGGTAGAAAAGCAATTGACTTTTACTCATTTCAAGGATTTGAGCTGACTGATAAAGTAGTAGGGCTTAGTTCAGCTCCTGATTATGATAAAGCAAGTGAGTTTATAAGTGATGCAATAAAAGATTTTAACAATGAAGTTACAGACAAAGTTGTATTAGTTTACAATGGATTTGTTAATATGTTAACTCAAGAAAGAAGAATTAAAGAGTTGTTACCAATAGGTTTAGATTCTTTAGTTGCAACTGAGAGTGAATCAATGCTAGATATTGAGCCAGATGATGATACAGAAGTTTTAAATGAACTAACTGAAAAATATTTGAATTTCAATATGTATTATGCACTAATTGATTCATTAGCAGCAGAACATAGTGCTAGAATGCAAGCTATGGAAGCAGCTACATCAAATGCAAAAAGTAGAGTTAAGTCATTAACAGTAGAATTTAATAAAGCAAGACAAGCAGCAATTACTACAGAGCTTATAGAGATTATAAGTGGTATGGAAGCTTTAAAATAA
- a CDS encoding biopolymer transporter ExbD, with the protein MFDYNEKPELNITPLVDVMLVLLAILMVTAPVLEYEENINLPTGSRSQTAMQTQKLDILIDKNRVVKVEKNSYNIKEFADSFVMLTQDRNKDIYIYIKADKTLQYEDIIYVLKTVKEAGFSKVSLITDG; encoded by the coding sequence GTGTTTGATTATAACGAAAAACCAGAATTAAATATAACACCACTAGTTGATGTTATGCTTGTATTACTAGCTATATTAATGGTTACTGCACCAGTATTGGAGTATGAAGAAAATATAAATCTTCCTACTGGTAGCAGAAGCCAAACTGCAATGCAAACTCAAAAACTTGATATTTTAATTGATAAAAATAGAGTTGTTAAAGTTGAAAAAAATAGTTATAACATAAAAGAATTTGCTGACTCATTTGTAATGCTTACTCAAGATAGAAATAAAGATATATATATTTATATAAAAGCTGATAAAACTCTACAATATGAAGATATAATTTATGTTTTAAAAACTGTTAAAGAGGCAGGCTTTTCAAAAGTTTCATTAATCACTGACGGATGA
- a CDS encoding tetratricopeptide repeat protein, with protein sequence MIKQGLILLLFSTSALFSAEVSVFGAGNLDSPNPYGLTQSEKKILETKNKVETVDTTVRVVKSDIQLINERLQGLESIFEGEGNKLHNVSLSLNKIDAQSSKNQTDIESLKGVVNQLLAMQEENLKNIAELKKAIGEIAKQSDHINKNYLSRNEFEKNMQQFVTKQEFSSTSKQSQPTQQTQTQTQSLQFDGKSNEDLFNEGKALFDKRLFTQAIPIFEHLVEKRFKPAESNYLLGQMWFVRKDYEKALSYFKTSALLYDKGYWMPQLLLNSAISFQNMKDIDNASKFFNTLIQAYPDSKEAAEAKKLISK encoded by the coding sequence ATGATCAAGCAAGGTTTAATACTCCTCTTATTTAGTACTTCAGCACTTTTTAGTGCTGAAGTATCTGTTTTTGGTGCTGGCAATTTAGATTCTCCTAATCCCTATGGTTTAACTCAATCAGAAAAAAAGATTTTAGAAACAAAAAATAAAGTTGAAACAGTAGATACAACCGTAAGGGTTGTAAAAAGTGATATACAACTTATAAATGAAAGATTACAAGGTTTAGAATCAATCTTTGAAGGTGAAGGGAATAAACTTCATAATGTTTCATTGTCTTTAAATAAAATAGACGCACAAAGTTCAAAAAATCAAACTGATATTGAATCATTAAAAGGTGTTGTAAATCAACTTCTAGCTATGCAAGAAGAAAATCTTAAAAATATTGCCGAACTCAAAAAAGCAATTGGTGAAATAGCTAAACAAAGTGATCATATTAATAAAAACTATTTATCTAGAAATGAGTTTGAAAAAAATATGCAACAATTTGTTACAAAGCAAGAATTTAGCTCTACTTCTAAACAATCACAACCTACACAACAAACTCAGACACAAACTCAATCTTTACAATTTGACGGAAAGTCAAATGAGGATCTTTTTAATGAAGGTAAGGCTTTGTTTGATAAAAGATTATTTACTCAAGCAATTCCAATATTTGAGCATTTAGTTGAGAAAAGATTTAAACCTGCAGAGTCAAACTATTTGCTAGGACAAATGTGGTTTGTTAGAAAAGATTATGAAAAAGCATTAAGCTATTTTAAAACATCCGCATTATTGTATGACAAAGGTTATTGGATGCCTCAGTTATTATTAAATAGTGCAATCTCTTTTCAAAATATGAAAGATATAGATAATGCTTCTAAATTTTTCAATACATTAATACAAGCTTATCCAGATTCAAAAGAAGCTGCGGAAGCAAAAAAGCTTATTTCAAAATAA